The following are from one region of the Acidobacteriota bacterium genome:
- a CDS encoding ATP-binding cassette domain-containing protein yields MSAPTLPIENAATQQSDSSADPVVFDNVSIAFEDNVVLDGVSFHLPKGDTKALFGVAGSGKSTILKLALGLMRPDSGRIFLLGNEVTSMSEQELFTLRARAGIVFQESALFDSLKVRENVAYRMMEEHLSEEEVDRRVREVLRFVELERTIDMIPSELSGGMRRRVAIARAIITQPEVLLYDSPTGGLDPVTSNTIVELIVKQRDVYKTSALMVTHRLQDGFTMATHEFDKNTNKMVKMPKGKQSEVPMSFLLLRDGKIIFDGDLRELAASRDPYIREYIS; encoded by the coding sequence ATGTCAGCGCCCACTCTGCCGATTGAAAACGCGGCCACACAGCAGAGCGATTCCTCCGCCGATCCTGTCGTGTTCGACAACGTTTCGATTGCGTTTGAAGACAATGTCGTCCTTGACGGCGTGTCCTTCCACCTGCCAAAAGGGGATACCAAGGCCTTATTCGGTGTGGCGGGTTCGGGCAAGAGCACGATCCTCAAGCTTGCCCTCGGACTGATGAGACCGGATTCGGGCCGCATCTTCCTTCTTGGAAACGAAGTCACGAGCATGTCCGAGCAGGAATTGTTCACGCTCCGCGCACGGGCGGGGATCGTGTTCCAGGAAAGTGCCTTGTTCGATTCCCTCAAGGTGCGCGAAAATGTCGCTTACCGGATGATGGAAGAACATCTTTCGGAAGAAGAAGTCGACCGGCGCGTGCGCGAAGTACTTCGCTTCGTGGAACTGGAACGCACGATTGACATGATTCCGTCGGAACTCTCCGGCGGTATGCGGCGGCGCGTGGCGATCGCACGCGCGATCATTACGCAACCGGAAGTGCTGCTCTACGATTCTCCGACCGGCGGCCTCGATCCGGTCACTTCCAACACCATCGTCGAGTTGATCGTGAAACAGCGCGATGTCTACAAGACCAGCGCGCTGATGGTGACGCACCGCCTGCAGGACGGCTTCACCATGGCCACCCACGAATTCGATAAAAATACGAACAAGATGGTGAAGATGCCGAAAGGCAAGCAGAGCGAAGTTCCGATGAGCTTCCTGCTGCTGCGCGACGGCAAGATTATCTTCGACGGTGATCTGCGAGAGCTGGCCGCGTCTCGCGATCCTTATATCCGGGAATACATCTCATAG
- a CDS encoding ABC transporter permease has product MELISPFDVAKDAVKAIQDYAILASQSLTNFFRRPLYWGDLLQQADLIGVGSLPIVVLSGLSIGALLALNSASTLQRFGGITLIGQLVSQSMVTELGPLITGLMVSGRNASGMASELGSMIVTEQIDAMRALGTDPSKKLVTPRVGATVFMLFFLTIISDLLGLVGGFAVANLLFGLDSRQYWSNAWQTLVFRDVFMGLVKPVMFGFIIASIGCYYGMSTRGGTQGVGRSTTQAVVTSSVLILVVDFFVTKAIFAVLGYR; this is encoded by the coding sequence CTGGAACTGATCTCGCCCTTTGACGTCGCGAAAGACGCGGTCAAGGCGATTCAGGATTACGCGATCTTGGCATCGCAGTCGCTGACGAATTTCTTTCGCCGGCCACTCTATTGGGGCGACTTGCTGCAGCAGGCCGACCTCATCGGCGTCGGTTCCCTTCCCATCGTGGTTCTTTCTGGACTCTCCATCGGCGCTCTGCTCGCGTTGAACTCGGCGAGCACGCTCCAGCGCTTTGGCGGGATCACATTGATCGGGCAACTGGTTTCGCAATCGATGGTCACGGAACTCGGCCCGCTCATCACCGGACTGATGGTTTCAGGACGAAACGCGTCCGGCATGGCCAGCGAACTCGGCTCGATGATCGTCACCGAACAGATCGATGCCATGCGCGCGCTGGGCACCGATCCCAGCAAGAAACTGGTCACACCGCGGGTCGGCGCCACCGTCTTCATGCTGTTTTTTCTGACCATTATTTCCGATCTGCTCGGACTGGTCGGCGGATTCGCGGTCGCCAACCTGCTCTTCGGACTCGACTCCCGGCAATACTGGAGCAACGCCTGGCAGACCCTGGTGTTCCGCGACGTCTTCATGGGCCTGGTCAAACCAGTGATGTTCGGCTTCATCATCGCCAGCATTGGCTGTTACTACGGCATGTCAACGCGGGGCGGCACACAAGGTGTAGGCCGTTCCACCACGCAAGCCGTGGTCACGTCGTCGGTGCTGATCCTCGTCGTTGATTTCTTTGTCACCAAGGCGATCTTCGCGGTGCTTGGTTACAGGTAG
- a CDS encoding chromate transporter, whose translation MTEKPHPEAHQTAKASLPEFVGYFLWLGTVGFGGPIALAGHMQQDLVDKRGWVSKEDYVEGLALAQLAPGPLAAQLAIYLGYLRAGIIGATAVGIAFVLPSFLMVLALSAAYVRFGGLPWMQGMFYGIGAAVIGIIARSAVKLTKLTLGKDKLLWGIFAVLAISTAWTSREIIWLFLLGGVVALLVKARPTRVQTGKISAVLLAPMSFSFGSSPLLQIFLYFAKAGMFVFGSGLAVVPFLYGGVVQGHHWLTDHQFVDAVAVAMITPGPVVITVAFIGYLVAGVAGATASALGIFLPVYLVVIVLAPSYKRWAKNPQLNAFVRGVTAAATGAIAGAVIVLARRSVYDWPTILICAVSLAVLFRWKVPEPILIAVAAVAGLLLRSA comes from the coding sequence GTGACCGAAAAACCCCATCCCGAGGCGCACCAAACTGCGAAAGCCTCCCTTCCTGAGTTCGTCGGCTATTTCCTCTGGCTTGGCACGGTGGGATTTGGCGGTCCGATCGCGCTCGCCGGGCACATGCAACAGGATCTCGTCGACAAACGCGGATGGGTCAGCAAAGAGGACTACGTTGAAGGCCTCGCCCTCGCGCAGTTGGCCCCCGGTCCGCTGGCGGCGCAACTCGCCATTTACCTTGGCTACCTCCGGGCCGGAATCATCGGAGCCACAGCGGTCGGTATCGCATTCGTACTGCCGTCGTTCCTGATGGTGCTGGCGCTTTCGGCTGCGTATGTCCGCTTTGGGGGCTTGCCATGGATGCAGGGGATGTTCTACGGCATCGGCGCGGCCGTGATTGGCATCATTGCCCGCTCCGCGGTCAAACTCACCAAGCTGACGCTGGGCAAAGATAAATTGCTGTGGGGGATTTTTGCGGTCCTGGCGATTTCGACCGCGTGGACGTCCCGCGAAATCATTTGGCTCTTTCTGCTAGGTGGGGTGGTCGCACTACTGGTCAAAGCTCGTCCTACCCGCGTCCAAACTGGAAAGATTTCGGCGGTGCTGCTGGCGCCGATGTCGTTCAGTTTCGGGAGTAGCCCGCTACTGCAGATATTTCTCTACTTCGCAAAGGCTGGAATGTTCGTATTCGGCAGCGGGCTCGCCGTTGTGCCGTTTCTGTATGGCGGAGTTGTCCAGGGACATCACTGGCTCACCGACCATCAGTTTGTGGATGCCGTAGCCGTGGCCATGATTACACCCGGCCCAGTCGTGATCACGGTCGCCTTCATTGGTTATCTGGTGGCCGGGGTTGCGGGAGCGACCGCATCCGCTCTCGGAATCTTTCTGCCGGTTTATCTGGTCGTGATCGTGCTGGCGCCCTCGTACAAACGCTGGGCGAAGAATCCTCAATTGAATGCGTTCGTTCGTGGAGTGACAGCCGCCGCGACCGGAGCGATCGCTGGCGCGGTCATCGTGCTCGCGAGGCGTTCGGTCTACGACTGGCCGACAATTCTGATTTGCGCCGTCAGCCTGGCAGTTCTGTTTCGCTGGAAGGTTCCGGAGCCGATTCTGATCGCCGTTGCCGCAGTGGCAGGACTACTGCTGCGGTCTGCGTAA
- a CDS encoding sigma-54-dependent Fis family transcriptional regulator: MSEAAVISRRMPPETLPENLGRVLVIDDEAEIRESLETLLQLEGYTVATAATGREGMAMLGDRTFDIVLLDLALPDRNGMDLLGEIHMLNPLQPVIMITAYGTVENAVRAMQSGATNFIQKPWDNEKLLADVRAAVARQRAEEENVQLKRALKQRYDFDNIVGKSEPMLKIFDLVAQVAPSRSTILLQGESGTGKELIAKALHLHSARRDRPFVPVNTGSMPADLLESNLFGHVKGAFTSAIASKKGLFEVADRGTLFLDEIGTMTMDTQSKILRVLQDRRFMHLGGTQEMQVDVRIIAATNVDLRQMVRDGRFREDLFYRLNVITIDLPPLRQRREDIPLLVDHFLKKYSEENERPRRHVTTDALRPLVTYSWPGNVRELENVVERAVVLSSGTDITGDLLPDHIAGRGTPVPVMDTDPTASLFDIMEDCERRIIMDMLEKCGWNQTEAAERFHVPLSTLNQKIKRLNIEIKKKNNHRD, from the coding sequence ATGTCTGAAGCTGCGGTTATTTCGCGCCGGATGCCGCCAGAAACGCTGCCCGAGAACCTCGGCCGCGTGCTGGTGATTGATGACGAAGCCGAAATTCGGGAGTCGTTGGAAACCCTTCTGCAACTCGAAGGTTACACCGTGGCCACCGCGGCGACCGGCCGCGAGGGCATGGCCATGCTGGGTGATCGTACCTTCGACATCGTCCTGCTCGATCTCGCTTTGCCTGACCGAAACGGCATGGACTTGCTGGGCGAGATTCACATGCTGAATCCGCTGCAGCCCGTAATCATGATCACCGCCTACGGCACCGTTGAGAACGCCGTGCGGGCGATGCAAAGTGGCGCCACCAACTTCATCCAGAAGCCCTGGGACAACGAAAAGCTATTGGCCGATGTTCGCGCCGCGGTTGCCCGGCAGCGCGCGGAAGAAGAAAACGTTCAACTCAAGCGCGCACTGAAGCAGCGCTACGACTTCGACAACATCGTGGGCAAGAGCGAGCCCATGCTCAAGATTTTCGATCTCGTAGCCCAGGTGGCACCCAGCCGCTCCACGATTCTTTTGCAAGGCGAAAGCGGGACAGGCAAGGAACTGATCGCCAAGGCGCTGCATCTTCATTCGGCTCGCCGCGACCGGCCCTTTGTTCCGGTGAATACCGGTTCCATGCCGGCAGACCTGCTCGAATCGAATTTGTTTGGGCACGTCAAAGGTGCATTCACCAGCGCCATCGCGTCCAAAAAAGGCCTCTTCGAAGTCGCGGATCGCGGCACCCTCTTCCTCGATGAAATTGGCACCATGACCATGGACACGCAGAGCAAGATCCTGCGCGTTCTTCAGGATCGCAGGTTCATGCATCTGGGCGGCACGCAAGAGATGCAAGTGGACGTGCGCATCATCGCCGCTACCAACGTCGATCTGCGGCAGATGGTTCGTGACGGCCGGTTCCGCGAAGATCTGTTCTATCGCCTCAACGTGATCACCATCGACCTGCCGCCATTGCGCCAACGACGTGAGGACATTCCTCTGCTGGTTGATCACTTCCTCAAGAAGTATTCGGAAGAGAACGAGCGTCCCCGACGCCACGTGACTACCGACGCTCTGCGCCCGCTGGTGACGTATTCCTGGCCGGGCAATGTTCGCGAACTTGAAAACGTCGTGGAGCGCGCCGTAGTGCTGTCTTCGGGCACGGATATCACAGGCGATCTGCTGCCCGACCACATCGCTGGGCGCGGTACTCCAGTACCCGTGATGGATACGGATCCGACAGCTTCCCTGTTCGACATCATGGAAGACTGCGAACGCCGCATCATCATGGACATGCTGGAAAAATGCGGTTGGAATCAGACCGAAGCCGCCGAGCGGTTCCACGTTCCACTGTCCACGCTGAACCAGAAAATCAAGCGGTTGAATATCGAGATCAAGAAGAAGAACAACCACCGCGACTAA
- a CDS encoding GAF domain-containing protein, which produces MNRELQTRVTASILVILTVAAIVFATYNYKVERSFTVPDDGAWWIEKKGQLVADRLDPEGPAARAGIRTGDIVQSVNGRQVNSLASLSRQRFYSGVWSKATYSLIRGQVPVDVELVLAPAERSMNDWLRLIALIYLGIGLYVLLRRWTAVGSTHFYIFCLVSFIFYSFHYTGKFNEFDWSVYWCNEVAWLLQPALFLHFALTFPERRGFVGRYPWSVRLLYFPGLILLGIQLLSLRYLQASERLRWHLDQMHWGYSTLLFVAAAAVLVDSYQRATTPILRQQLKWITRGTVLAITPFTLLYVLPYLFGAMPSTGMKVSVLSLGLLPLTFGYAIFRYRLMDVDLIFKRGMAYTLAAAAIVGAYFAGVAAIAELVHARVPSSGPYGLMLAVVVTALLFDPVRKWIQDKLDQFFYRTRYDYRRTLIEFGREMSSETDIDKMLASVVDRLARTLMVDRVAIFLANSDSSRFELAKSFGLSHLTGIDLSFLAKTRIEDVAGHIFFENTHQLPRESPAAQEAIGRLDLNYYIPCHAQQKTIAFLGLGKTMDGDFLSSEDVELLETLAGYIGIAIQNGRLYASLEQKVAEYERLKDFNENIVESINVGVLAVDLQDRVESWNSQMEVMYALPRWQAVGRSLSEVFPAAFVEEFYRVRQNPGIHNLYKFRMGTPTGEWRTVNVAIAPLVTRKFHVVGRLVIMDDITQRMELEAQLSQADKLSSIGLLAAGVAHEVNTPLAVISSYTQMLAKQLQSDAPKAGVLDKIIKQTFRASEIVNNLLNFSRTTGTEFTEVNVNKVIDDTLALLEHQFKVAQVTVERNLEDEIPAILGNPGRLQQVFLNLFLNAKDAMNGGGTLRLSTQNGESVSVRVSDTGSGIAQEHIQRIYDPFFTTKTAPAEGQNRGTGLGLSVTYGIIQEHAGNIRVESRPGEGTTFTLDFPLIRKAVHV; this is translated from the coding sequence ATGAACCGGGAACTTCAGACACGCGTTACCGCTAGCATCCTGGTGATCCTCACTGTGGCGGCAATCGTCTTCGCGACTTACAACTACAAAGTCGAACGCTCCTTCACGGTTCCCGATGACGGAGCCTGGTGGATCGAGAAGAAGGGGCAACTTGTCGCGGATCGGCTCGATCCCGAAGGCCCAGCAGCCCGAGCGGGCATTCGCACCGGCGATATTGTGCAGAGCGTCAATGGACGCCAGGTCAACTCTTTAGCCAGTCTTTCCCGCCAGCGTTTCTATTCCGGCGTCTGGTCCAAAGCAACCTACTCGCTGATTCGCGGCCAGGTTCCGGTGGATGTTGAACTCGTGCTGGCTCCCGCCGAACGGTCGATGAATGACTGGCTCCGGTTGATCGCGCTGATCTACCTCGGGATTGGCCTTTATGTTCTTCTCCGGCGCTGGACAGCAGTAGGTTCCACTCACTTCTACATTTTCTGCCTGGTGTCGTTCATTTTCTATTCTTTCCACTACACCGGTAAGTTCAACGAATTTGACTGGTCGGTGTACTGGTGTAACGAAGTCGCGTGGCTGCTTCAGCCGGCCTTGTTCCTGCATTTTGCTCTGACGTTTCCAGAGCGCCGTGGCTTCGTCGGCCGATATCCGTGGTCGGTGCGTCTGTTGTATTTCCCCGGTTTGATTCTGCTGGGAATTCAACTTCTGTCTTTGCGCTACCTGCAGGCAAGTGAACGGCTGCGCTGGCATCTGGACCAGATGCATTGGGGATATTCCACCCTGCTGTTTGTCGCCGCAGCCGCCGTGCTCGTGGATAGCTACCAGCGCGCCACGACCCCCATCCTGCGCCAGCAGTTGAAGTGGATTACGCGCGGCACAGTCCTCGCGATTACGCCGTTCACGCTACTTTATGTCCTGCCGTACCTCTTCGGCGCGATGCCCTCCACGGGGATGAAGGTCTCGGTCCTGTCCCTGGGATTGCTTCCGCTGACATTCGGCTACGCCATCTTCCGCTACCGGTTGATGGATGTGGATCTGATCTTCAAGCGCGGCATGGCCTACACGCTGGCTGCGGCCGCAATTGTCGGAGCCTATTTCGCAGGCGTAGCGGCGATTGCGGAACTGGTCCACGCTCGGGTCCCCAGCTCTGGACCGTATGGCTTGATGTTGGCGGTTGTTGTTACGGCGCTGTTGTTCGATCCGGTCCGAAAATGGATTCAGGACAAGCTCGACCAGTTCTTCTACCGCACGCGCTACGACTATCGGCGCACGCTGATCGAGTTTGGGCGCGAGATGAGTTCGGAAACCGATATCGACAAGATGCTGGCATCGGTCGTGGATCGCCTGGCGCGGACGCTAATGGTCGACCGAGTCGCGATTTTCCTGGCTAACAGCGACTCTTCTCGCTTTGAACTCGCCAAGTCGTTTGGACTGTCGCACCTCACGGGCATCGATCTCTCGTTCCTGGCAAAGACTCGCATCGAGGATGTTGCGGGACACATCTTCTTCGAAAACACGCACCAGTTGCCGCGCGAGAGCCCGGCAGCGCAGGAAGCAATCGGACGCCTCGATCTCAACTATTACATTCCCTGCCATGCGCAGCAGAAGACCATTGCGTTTTTGGGACTTGGCAAAACCATGGACGGCGATTTCCTTTCCAGCGAAGACGTCGAACTGTTGGAAACGCTGGCGGGATATATCGGTATCGCGATTCAGAATGGCCGGCTGTACGCATCGCTGGAGCAAAAAGTCGCCGAGTACGAACGCCTGAAGGACTTCAACGAAAACATCGTCGAGTCCATCAATGTGGGCGTGCTGGCAGTGGATCTACAGGACCGAGTCGAGTCCTGGAATTCGCAGATGGAAGTGATGTACGCGCTTCCGCGCTGGCAGGCTGTAGGACGCTCGTTAAGTGAAGTCTTTCCGGCGGCATTTGTGGAAGAGTTCTACCGCGTCCGGCAGAATCCTGGCATTCACAACCTGTACAAGTTCCGCATGGGCACTCCGACCGGGGAGTGGCGAACCGTGAACGTCGCGATTGCACCTCTGGTCACGCGCAAGTTTCACGTCGTCGGACGCCTGGTGATCATGGACGACATCACCCAGCGCATGGAACTGGAAGCCCAGCTGTCGCAGGCGGACAAGCTATCGTCGATCGGATTGCTGGCCGCAGGTGTGGCCCACGAAGTCAATACGCCGCTGGCAGTGATTTCGTCGTACACGCAGATGCTCGCGAAGCAGTTGCAGTCGGATGCTCCGAAGGCAGGCGTGCTCGACAAGATCATCAAGCAAACCTTCCGCGCATCCGAAATCGTCAACAACCTGCTGAATTTCTCTCGCACGACCGGCACTGAGTTCACGGAAGTCAATGTGAACAAGGTGATCGATGACACGCTGGCGCTGCTGGAACATCAATTCAAAGTGGCGCAAGTCACTGTCGAACGGAATCTCGAAGACGAGATCCCCGCGATCCTCGGAAATCCCGGCCGCCTGCAGCAGGTTTTCCTGAACCTGTTCCTGAATGCCAAGGATGCGATGAACGGCGGCGGAACATTGCGCTTAAGCACGCAGAACGGCGAGTCCGTCAGCGTACGCGTATCGGATACGGGTAGCGGTATCGCACAGGAACACATTCAACGCATCTACGATCCATTTTTTACGACCAAAACGGCGCCCGCCGAAGGCCAGAATCGCGGCACCGGCTTGGGACTCTCCGTCACCTACGGCATCATCCAGGAGCACGCTGGCAACATCCGGGTAGAGAGCCGTCCTGGCGAAGGCACAACCTTCACGCTTGATTTCCCCCTGATCAGGAAGGCCGTCCATGTCTGA
- a CDS encoding winged helix-turn-helix transcriptional regulator, which yields MPEKKVRFDDFVLDFGRFQLSRDGSPIKLEGLPLQLLMFLVDHQGKLVTRDEIADVLWGKDVFVDVEQGINTAIRKVRQALDDNSGQPQYLQTVVGHGYRFVAHTRAECEEDVVSTGSVSAEELGRAIMSAAGLDPEDPLGIQKAEPEGEA from the coding sequence GTGCCTGAAAAGAAAGTCCGGTTTGACGATTTCGTGCTCGATTTTGGCCGTTTCCAATTGTCTCGCGATGGCAGTCCAATCAAGTTGGAAGGATTGCCTCTGCAGTTGCTGATGTTCCTGGTGGATCATCAGGGAAAACTGGTGACGCGTGACGAGATCGCCGACGTGCTCTGGGGCAAGGACGTTTTTGTCGACGTCGAGCAGGGCATTAATACTGCCATCAGAAAAGTGCGCCAGGCGCTGGACGACAATTCCGGCCAGCCACAATATCTCCAGACTGTCGTCGGACATGGCTACCGATTCGTCGCCCACACTCGCGCGGAGTGCGAAGAGGATGTGGTGTCCACAGGCAGCGTGTCCGCCGAGGAGTTGGGACGGGCCATTATGAGCGCTGCTGGCCTGGACCCTGAAGATCCGCTCGGGATACAGAAGGCGGAACCCGAGGGCGAAGCCTGA
- a CDS encoding aspartate aminotransferase family protein yields the protein MSRLEQIIDLEKRCLLPTYNRYPVALEKGKGVFLYDFEGKKYLDFVSGLGVNALGHAHPRIVKTIREQAARVIHISNLYYNEYQGQLAERLTKLSGLDRVFFSNSGTEAIEGSIKLARLAGHRAGGDAKCRLVGLEGSYHGRTFGAMSVTGQDKYRAGFEPLLDDVTFVPQNNIEALRAAINDQTCAIVLEPIFGEGGVLECSVEFLRECRTLCDRHQAALIFDEIQCGLGRTGNLFAFQTFGVTPDIVAIAKPIAAGLPLGAFIARENFATAISAGQHGTTFGGGPLACRVGLEYLAIVEEEKLLENVNRVGGYLQQQLRMLVEKYAAAQSVRGRGFIQGIVLDIPARPFVEQGLAEGVLFNATQDTVLRFLPPFMLEEKHVDKGIRVLKKLLGRKRKKVQTVAPAA from the coding sequence ATGTCCCGCCTGGAACAAATCATCGACCTTGAGAAGCGCTGCCTTCTTCCAACCTATAACCGTTATCCCGTGGCCCTGGAAAAAGGGAAGGGAGTTTTTCTCTACGACTTCGAGGGCAAGAAGTATCTCGATTTCGTATCCGGCCTGGGTGTCAATGCGCTCGGCCACGCCCATCCACGGATCGTGAAGACCATCCGCGAGCAGGCCGCGCGCGTGATTCACATCTCGAATCTCTACTACAACGAATACCAGGGCCAACTCGCCGAGCGTCTCACGAAACTCTCGGGACTCGACCGTGTCTTTTTCTCGAACAGCGGCACCGAGGCAATCGAGGGCTCGATCAAACTGGCGCGTCTGGCCGGCCACCGTGCTGGCGGCGATGCCAAGTGCCGGCTGGTGGGCCTGGAAGGCTCGTATCATGGCCGCACTTTTGGGGCGATGTCGGTTACAGGACAGGATAAATATCGCGCTGGATTTGAGCCCCTGCTCGATGACGTCACTTTCGTTCCGCAGAACAACATCGAAGCCCTGCGCGCCGCCATCAATGATCAGACTTGTGCGATCGTGCTGGAACCAATCTTCGGTGAGGGCGGCGTCCTGGAATGTTCGGTGGAATTCCTGCGCGAGTGCAGGACACTCTGTGATCGGCATCAGGCCGCGCTCATCTTCGACGAGATCCAATGTGGTCTTGGCCGCACCGGTAATCTGTTCGCGTTCCAGACGTTTGGAGTCACTCCCGACATCGTCGCTATCGCGAAGCCGATCGCGGCTGGGTTGCCGTTGGGCGCGTTTATCGCGCGCGAAAATTTCGCGACCGCAATTTCTGCGGGACAACACGGCACCACGTTTGGCGGCGGCCCTCTGGCATGCCGCGTCGGACTTGAATATCTGGCGATTGTGGAAGAAGAGAAGTTGCTTGAGAACGTCAACCGGGTTGGCGGATACCTTCAGCAGCAGCTTCGGATGCTGGTGGAAAAATATGCGGCTGCACAATCCGTACGCGGACGGGGATTTATTCAGGGCATCGTGCTGGACATCCCGGCGCGTCCGTTCGTCGAGCAAGGCCTCGCCGAAGGCGTGCTCTTCAACGCGACGCAGGATACGGTCCTGCGGTTCCTGCCACCGTTCATGCTGGAAGAGAAGCACGTCGACAAGGGAATCCGGGTGCTGAAAAAACTTCTGGGCAGGAAAAGAAAAAAAGTCCAGACCGTCGCCCCGGCAGCGTAA
- a CDS encoding alpha/beta fold hydrolase → MPTEEPKIKEKMIQEHLGSSDSEARSPVWEERWATLPVGRMRYLQAGTGRALILIHGLMGYSFSWRFSIPALASHATVYAVDNLGAGFSKSPDGLDCSMRASAERILQFVDALDITDFDLLGTSHGGAVAMMTAALSAERGDDRLKRLVLVAPVNPWSRHGRLLAPFIGGRVGSFLFQNTVARWRFLDYLWLRRMFGDGSKIPPDSIAGYRRPVVENHGFRHGQNIVRTWLGDLADLELAISKIRHYPTLLMWGTRDRAVSFRSAKRLEECFSNCRLVAFKGVGHLPYEEAAEDFNRALLEFLEEKPI, encoded by the coding sequence TTGCCCACCGAAGAGCCAAAGATCAAAGAAAAAATGATCCAGGAGCATCTGGGTTCCTCCGACTCGGAGGCCCGTAGCCCGGTGTGGGAAGAGCGGTGGGCGACCTTGCCTGTCGGTCGGATGCGCTACCTACAGGCGGGCACGGGACGAGCGCTGATCCTCATTCATGGGCTGATGGGGTACTCGTTTTCGTGGAGATTTTCGATTCCTGCTCTAGCCTCTCACGCCACGGTTTATGCGGTAGACAATCTTGGGGCGGGATTCTCCAAGTCTCCGGACGGGTTGGATTGCTCGATGCGCGCGTCTGCCGAACGCATCCTGCAATTTGTGGACGCTCTCGACATCACCGATTTCGATCTACTGGGTACATCGCACGGAGGAGCGGTTGCGATGATGACCGCTGCCTTGTCGGCAGAACGCGGCGATGATCGGCTCAAGCGACTGGTGCTGGTGGCGCCTGTGAATCCGTGGTCCAGGCACGGCCGTCTCCTCGCCCCCTTCATCGGAGGAAGAGTCGGCTCCTTCCTGTTTCAGAACACTGTTGCCCGTTGGCGCTTCTTGGATTACCTGTGGCTGCGCCGCATGTTCGGCGATGGATCGAAAATTCCACCTGACTCGATTGCAGGGTATCGCCGGCCAGTTGTCGAGAATCACGGTTTTCGGCATGGCCAGAATATCGTCCGAACGTGGCTGGGGGATCTCGCCGACCTGGAGTTAGCAATTTCGAAGATTCGTCACTATCCTACTTTGCTGATGTGGGGCACGCGGGATCGCGCTGTGTCATTTCGATCCGCGAAACGACTTGAAGAATGCTTCAGCAATTGCCGGCTCGTCGCATTCAAAGGCGTTGGTCATTTGCCGTATGAAGAGGCTGCGGAGGATTTCAACCGGGCACTGCTGGAATTTCTTGAAGAGAAGCCGATCTGA
- a CDS encoding DedA family protein has product MGQAIFDFLRTFIADYGYWAVALALLCENAGIPVPGETTLLLASFLAYSEHKLDLGWIIVVGTVAAAIGDNLGYAIGHHGGRPLLERYRHILRIPQSAIERGEKLFARWGASTIFFARFIFGLRIFAGPLAGVLRMPWRAFVLFNLLGAAVWVTAIATAGYLFGKHWDELEHVLGRFNIVVGIAALILIPVLWRRYHRDSQK; this is encoded by the coding sequence ATGGGGCAAGCTATCTTCGATTTCCTCCGCACCTTTATTGCTGACTACGGTTATTGGGCGGTGGCTTTGGCACTCCTTTGTGAGAACGCCGGCATTCCCGTGCCGGGCGAGACGACGCTCCTGCTTGCCAGTTTCTTAGCCTACTCGGAACACAAGCTCGACCTGGGTTGGATCATCGTAGTTGGCACCGTTGCCGCGGCGATCGGCGACAACCTGGGATACGCGATTGGCCACCATGGTGGGCGCCCGCTGCTCGAGCGCTACCGGCACATCCTGCGGATACCCCAGTCCGCCATCGAGCGCGGCGAGAAGCTGTTCGCGCGCTGGGGTGCGTCCACTATTTTTTTTGCTCGATTCATCTTTGGTTTGCGTATCTTTGCGGGACCACTAGCAGGTGTTCTCCGTATGCCATGGCGGGCCTTTGTCCTGTTCAACCTCCTGGGAGCAGCCGTCTGGGTGACGGCGATTGCCACGGCAGGTTACCTTTTTGGCAAGCATTGGGACGAACTGGAGCACGTCCTCGGGCGCTTCAATATCGTTGTGGGAATTGCGGCGCTGATCCTGATACCGGTTCTCTGGCGGAGGTACCATCGCGATTCGCAAAAATAA
- a CDS encoding PGPGW domain-containing protein → MNRAVKKALALVAGWVFIILGVIGLFLPFMQGVLFIIIGLTILSSEYVWAHHLLTKVRTRFPRIAGFSDRAQKTATGWVRRVYQPEETH, encoded by the coding sequence ATGAATCGCGCGGTGAAAAAGGCGTTGGCGCTGGTTGCAGGCTGGGTGTTCATCATCCTCGGCGTGATTGGCCTGTTCTTGCCTTTTATGCAGGGCGTACTTTTCATCATTATCGGTTTGACGATACTGTCGAGTGAGTATGTCTGGGCGCATCACTTGCTCACCAAGGTACGGACTCGCTTCCCGCGAATTGCGGGCTTTTCCGATCGTGCCCAGAAGACGGCCACGGGATGGGTACGCCGGGTCTATCAGCCCGAGGAAACGCATTGA